A window from Podospora bellae-mahoneyi strain CBS 112042 chromosome 1 map unlocalized CBS112042p_1, whole genome shotgun sequence encodes these proteins:
- a CDS encoding uncharacterized protein (EggNog:ENOG503NYFP; COG:K), whose amino-acid sequence MKLNFRGCVTADVVRNLMGEFHSRRGATSELGTLGWSADFPRPDIRPLSIGDRPQKSRQHQQDRRQAEQTTTGMDISALDPMLRSSNGGSGSGNGSTSTSSNDPGNAPTPPAPVHGALSAQPPASSLNAQHHHDRLPQLQAHHPQQQHQLRPQQQQWQPPHHHQPPIPHTNHPTSAFSPQTPASTATVNTSSTPANTTAPSSIAVNTPNNSYHHHNSPGDEHHSPGGAGGGLDPKKPRACESCRGLKVRCDPDPADPDGPCKRCAKAKRECVITQPTRKRAKKTDSRVAELEKKIDMLTASLQATRPQTSGTSTGGLHGPGSDPQAHQAAQALVSSADWRGTSHDQSGGRPGTDYGRYAGGGERYGQQQSMSTSLPPLSSTTSSSIPAVAGQKRKMTQVTGEEERAVVALAGANFKSEDGAAKVADVVDRGILTMNMAEELFMRYTQQMCYHLPGVVFPAEVTVGEVRANKPILFLSLMAAASSEIPSLQKTLTKELMQVFAEKIIVDGHKSLELVQALQVAVIWYWPPDRFEELKFYQLVHVAAVMAIEIGLGTKKMSRGGFKRHVSQAWRDYPVRGTPLDPTTLEARRAWLTCYFLATNTAMALHRANLIRWTPFMAECIDVLESSPEAVPTDKYFCHLVWTHKLAEEVGIQFSMDDPSSTPNIADSRTQYALKGFERELERYSENIPRELQQPSLKMSFHVISLYMHEIATHSDCPDDCRLGPNPDTPLASDAPLTQAHINALSACLTAIDGIFDTFLSLDVHTTRCLPVFNFVRVAYAVVVLIKLYFAASSTKSELGKVINKDHMKVEQHLDKLLEKFRATAAEDRSRPAAKFLLVLVMLRSWFQKQKQNQSGTGSNGSNTASDTPQSSLQTPSYPGLSGTDSKHPNVPTPVPSQTPQPTYPPVASTPLQLLSEMAAASANGASSRPNNDQGILPSSSSSLSGAMQQNWGNYPPPQQQQQPDTSNAFDIPGMGNPAWMLNNNFFPGDTFDFPGLGDGFAQAMDMTLGGFMDGTLTTAEDGVLRYEQPGTGGQQQQWYGGGDLMSGAVAGGAGGGGGGPAGGGYGF is encoded by the exons ATGAAATTAAATTTTCGCGGGTGTGTAACAGCGGACGTAGTACGCAATTTAATGGGAGAATTCCATTCTCGGCGCGGCGCCACTTCTGAACTCGGGACTCTCGGTTGGAGCGCCGACTTTCCTCGCCCTGACATTCGACCGCTCAGCATCGGTGATCGGCCTCAGAAAAGCCGTCAGCATCAGCAAGACCGTCGGCAGGCCGAACAGACAACCACCGGCATGGACATCTCGGCGCTTGACCCCATGCTCCGCAGCAGTAACGGCGGCAGTGGAagcggcaacggcagcaccagcactTCCAGCAACGACCCAGGCAATGCGCCAACACCTCCAGCCCCCGTTCATGGGGCGCTGAGCGCCCAGCCGCCAGCGAGCTCGCTGAAtgcacaacaccaccatgataggctcccccaactccaagcccatcatccccagcagcagcatcaatTGCGcccgcagcaacagcaatggcaaccaccacatcatcaccaacccccaattCCCCACACTAACCATCCAACATCGGCATTCTCCCCACAAACACCTGCATCAACCGCAACCGTCAACACCTCGTCCACTCCAGCCAATACCACGGCCCCCAGCTCCATTGCTGTCAACACCCCTAACAATtcatatcaccaccacaacagtcCCGGTGATGAGCACCACTCTCCaggcggcgctggcggtgggCTAGATCCCAAAAAGCCCCGTGCCTGTGAATCATGCAGAGGTCTCAAAGTTCGTTGTGACCCAGACCCGGCTGACCCAGATGGCCCTTGCAAGAGATGTGCCAAAGCCAAACGCGAGTGCGTTATCACCCAGCCCACGAGGAAACGGGCTAAAAAAACGGACTCACGGGTGgcggagctggagaagaagattgatATGTTGACTGCTAGTTTGCAGGCCACCAGACCGCAAACTTCTGGCACATCGACAGGAGGGCTTCACGGGCCAGGTTCAGATCCCCAGGCTCACCAAGCTGCTCAGGCTCTGGTATCTTCAGCGGATTGGAGAGGAACTAGCCATGATCAAAGCGGCGGCCGACCTGGTACGGATTATGGGAGGTATGCGGGTGGTGGCGAACGGtatgggcagcagcagtcaaTGTCGACATCTCTGCCTCCGCTGTCGTCGACGACATCGTCTTCAATTCCCGCTGTAGCTGgccagaagaggaagatgacacAGGTTaccggcgaggaagagagagcTGTTGTTGCACTGGCTGGAGCAAACTTCAAAAGTGAGGACGGTGCTGCCAAGGTGGCAGATGTGGTTGATCGGGGCATCTTAACCATGAATATGGCTGAAGAGTTGTTCATGAGGTACACACAGCAGATGTGCTACCATCtccctggtgttgtgttTCCGGCTGAGGTCACGGTGGGGGAGGTTCGGGCAAACAAGCCCATCTTGTTTTTGTCACTGATGGCGGCTGCTTCGTCTGAGATTCCGTCTTTGCAAAAAACACTGACAAAGGAGCTAATGCAAGTCTTTGCCGAGAAAATAATTGTGGACGGCCACAAGAGCTTGGAGCTTGTACAAGCCTTACAGGTGGCTGTTATTTGGTACTGGCCGCCAGATCGGTTCGAGGAGCTCAAGTTTTATCAACTTGTTCATGTAGCTGCTGTGATGGCTATTGAGATTGGACTGGGGACCAAGAAGATGTCGAGAGGTGGGTTTAAACGACACGTCTCTCAGGCTTGGAGAGACTACCCCGTGCGCGGGACACCGCTTGATCCGACAACACTGGAGGCGAGAAGAGCGTGGTTGACGTGTTATTTTCTGGCCACCAACACGGCAATGGCACTTCATCGGGCGAATCTGATTAGGTGGACGCCGTTCATGGCGGAGTGTATCGACGTGCTGGAGTCCTCCCCGGAGGCTGTGCCGACTGACAAGTATTTCTGTCATTTGGTTTGGACGCAcaagcttgccgaggaggtcgGGATTCAGTTTTCCATGGACGATCCTTCGTCTACGCCGAATATTGCTGATTCTAGGACCCAATATGCGCTTAAGGGGTTTGAaagggagctggagagaTACAGTGAGAATATTCCAAGGGAGTTACAGCAGC CGTCTTTAAAGATGAGCTTCCACGTTATCAGCCTCTACATGCACGAGATCGCAACCCATAGCGATTGTCCTGATGACTGTAGGCTGGGACCCAACCCAGACACGCCACTGGCCTCGGATGCCCCTCTCACACAGGCACATATCAACGCCCTCTCCGCCTGTCTTACCGCCATCGACGGCATCTTTGACACGTTTCTCTCACTTGACGTCCACACGACACGGTGCCTCCCAGTTTTCAATTTTGTCCGCGTGGCCTATGCCGTCGTCGTGCTCATCAAGCTCTActtcgccgcctcctccacaaaaaGTGAGCTCGGCAAGGTGATCAACAAGGACCACATGAAAGTGGAGCAGCACCTCGACAAACTCCTCGAGAAATTCCGCGCCACCGCAGCAGAAGACAGAAGTCGACCCGCCGCGAAATTCCTTCTCGTCCTGGTTATGCTCCGGTCTTGGTTCCAAAAGCAGAAACAGAACCAAAGCGGCACTGGCTCCAACGGCTCCAATACCGCAAGCGAcaccccccaatcctctcTCCAAACACCCTCTTACCCAGGCCTGTCAGGGACTGACAGTAAACACCCCAACGTCCCCACTCCagtcccctcccaaaccccccaaccaacctacCCACCCGTCGCTAGCACCCCCCTTCAACTCTTATCAGAAATGGCGGCCGCCTCTGCAAACGGTGCCTCCTCCCGCCCCAACAATGATCAGGGTatcctcccttcttcttcttcatcattaTCGGGGGCAATGCAACAAAACTGGGGTAATTACCCcccacctcaacaacaacaacagcctgaTACTTCCAATGCATTTGACATTCCCGGGATGGGCAACCCGGCCTGGATGCTGAACAATAACTTTTTTCCTGGGGACACGTTTGATTTCcctgggttgggggatgggtTCGCGCAGGCGATGGATATGACGCTTGGTGGTTTTATGGACGGGACGTTGACCAcggcggaggatggggtttTGAGGTATGAGCAGCCGGGGACCGGggggcagcaacaacagtggtatggagggggggatttgatgagtggtgctgttgctgggggcgcggggggaggaggaggggggccggcgggaggggggtatgGCTTTTGA
- a CDS encoding uncharacterized protein (EggNog:ENOG503PIKM) has product MFIKLASFLALAATVTATTPFHTTNATSLYQDNGHGIKWTGVITPGQPKTTLFGTVDEIYNYILAINPNYVAQPLDKSDLALLASPWNEPGTTKLVARQRSKYLDKFPSPVCRVMATGNSRSLDPIINELDILGGICEAPKDACRRVGCKSTTAGYLCGEYGNAAVVACTDVSRRLEVIKRDCCSVIADFGGKPVSGHSKRHDYGVYAGYGNCNHGEDSSPADYPYPGGGINGKC; this is encoded by the exons ATGTTCATTAAGCTTGCCTCCTTTCTGGCTCTCGCAGCAACTGTG accgccaccaccccgtTTCATaccaccaacgccacctCCCTGTATCAAGACAACGGCCACGGCATCAAATGGACAGGCGTAATCACCCCCGGTCAGCCCAAAACCACCCTCTTCGGCACCGTTGACGAGATCTACAACTATATCCTCGCAATCAACCCCAACTACGTCGCCCAGCCTCTCGACAAGTCcgaccttgccctcctcgcctccccctgGAACGAACCCGGGACCACCAAGCTAGTCGCCCGACAAAGGTCAAAATACCTCGACAAGTTCCCCAGCCCCGTGTGTCGCGTCATGGCCACGGGCAACAGCAGATCCCTCGATCCCATAATAAACGAACTGGATATCCTTGGTGGAATATGTGAGGCTCCCAAGGATGCCTGCCGCCGTGTTGGGTGCAAGTCGACTACGGCTGGGTATCTTTGTGGT GAATACGGCAACGCAGCTGTGGTTGCATGTACCGATGTGTCACGTCGTCTGGAGGTGATCAAGAGGGACTGCTGTTCGGTGATAGCTGATTTTGGCGGAAAACCAGTGTCGGGACACTCCAAACGTCACGACTACGGGGTGTATGCTGGGTATGGGAACTGTAATCATGGGGAGGATAGCTCGCCGGCTGATTATCCTTATCCTGGGGGTGGGATTAATGGGAAGTGTTAG
- a CDS encoding uncharacterized protein (EggNog:ENOG503P83U): MDQNRPTLSTLPNELLAMIIEELVDESSKHSGGPSIKACRLVSRQFCDVSSRWLIPSVKVGHSNDSLARLDAISRHPAISRGVRTIEVVLSSYSTFWIPLGGKREFIDFQRKVLANRAKIFEVGKIITMTEKDNAILRKVHEVLRCWLHFQEPKRQPEPGGDLALHRECMDRYFGEFQRLAYEQKVLVDQRAMGTAVAEALSRMPWVAGLRFDDTCHYGRRRRGLSWETPETVVEGIYENTLLPLTRRDLEARGSVIVDEIPFYHHASGPVASPRPLSETIPRVLAAVGGVDQVELKSLVVNVDLIDLRGVFREVSDLREKLTAATRRLTDISIQQKAGYDDRSFWGLCCTSPNLKHYSVVLELGSHALDPLLEGPGSNEERKNLTVIQVKGARMTVSTLKRFLDTIPDVLDRVELVGVEVVGGGWGEVLDMLRAKTYRQTGDWPYPVRISQAVSPHPDHELHSTFEWVFQSDATWEPSDADVYVMRQSGVNPFAPEAGKFPLGGIVKW, encoded by the coding sequence ATGGATCAGAACCGCCCAACGCTTTCCACGCTGCCCAATGAGCTTCTCGCCATGATCatcgaggagctggtggacgAGAGCAGCAAGCACAGCGGTGGACCTTCCATCAAAGCCTGCCGTTTGGTCAGCCGCCAGTTTTGCGACGTCAGCTCTCGCTGGCTTATTCCCTCGGTCAAAGTCGGGCACAGTAATGATTCTCTGGCGCGACTGGATGCGATATCACGACACCCGGCGATTAGTCGTGGTGTTAGGACGATAGAGGTGGTGCTGTCTTCGTATTCTACTTTCTGGATTCCTCttggggggaaaagggagtTTATCGACTTTCAGCGGAAGGTCTTGGCGAACCGGGCAAAGATTTTTGAGGTTGGCAAGATTATTACTATGACTGAGAAGGATAATGCGATATTGAGAAAGGTGcatgaggtgttgaggtgtTGGCTGCATTTCCAAGAACCGAAACGACAGCCGGAGCCGGGGGGTGATTTGGCGCTTCACCGGGAGTGTATGGACAGGTATTTTGGGGAGTTTCAGAGGCTGGCTTATGAGCAGAAAGTGCTGGTGGATCAAAGGGCGATGGGGACGGCGGTTGCTGAGGCGTTGAGCCGGATGCCGTGGGTGGCTGGGCTGAGGTTTGATGATACTTGTCATTACGGCAGACGGAGGCGGGGGCTTTCGTGGGAAACGCCCGAGAcggtggttgaggggatTTATGAGAATACGCTGTTGccgttgacgaggagggatcTCGAGGCGAGAGGGTCTGTTATTGTTGATGAGATTCCTTTTTATCATCATGCTTCGGGGCCGGTGGCCTCGCCTCGTCCGCTCTCGGAGACTATTCCTCGTGTTTTGGCTGCtgtggggggtgttgatcaGGTAGAGCTCAAGAGTCTCGTGGTGAACGTGGACTTGATTGatttgaggggggttttcAGGGAGGTTTCTGATTTGCGAGAGAAGCTTACAGCTGccacgaggaggttgacagACATTTCGATCCAGCAGAAGGCTGGGTATGACGATAGGTCTTTTTGGGGACTCTGTTGTACATCGCCAAACCTTAAACACTACTCGGTGGTACTGGAGCTGGGATCACATGCGTTGGACCCGTTGCTGGAAGGGCCTGGTTCGAATGAGGAACGGAAAAACTTGACGGTTATCCAGGTGAAGGGTGCTAGAATGACCGTCAGCACCCTGAAGCGGTTTCTTGACACTATCCCAGATGTCCTGGACCGCGTGGAGTTGGTGGGTGtcgaggtggttgggggaggttggggggaggttttggatATGCTCCGAGCGAAGACTTACCGGCAGACGGGGGACTGGCCGTACCCTGTGAGAATATCTCAGGCTGTTAGCCCCCATCCGGACCATGAGTTGCACTCAACGTTTGAGTGGGTTTTCCAGAGCGATGCGACGTGGGAGCCGAGCGATGCCGACGT